In Halothermothrix orenii H 168, the sequence GACCTCGGTCCCAGACAGTTTGGGGCAGTGGTAGCTGATGAAGAAAAACAGAAGGAGATAAAAGAGCGGGAATTCAACCAAGACCAGGTACGTACTGGATATGGTCGGGGAGATATATTGTATACTAACCTGCTGGTAAAATTACTGACGATAGTAACCAATAAAATATCTTCCCTTGATCCTGAAGGAACCGGAGTTGAAATGGAGGCCAATAAACCCGGCTGGTATGATGCCCTCAATGGACTACCGGGAATATTTGGTTCATCTACCCCCGAGACCATGGAACTATACAGGCTGGTAAATTACCTGTTAGATAAAATTAAAGATGTACAATCATCAGGGAAGCATTTATCAATAGAGTTGCCAGAAGAAATTTATGAATTTATAAATGGTTTGAAACAGGAATTAGAAACATGGCAGAGAGAAAAAGATGACTTTTTATACTGGGATAAAACAGCTGAACTTAAAGAAAAATACCGTGATAAAGTGTTTAAGGGTTTCAGTGGTAAGCTAATTAACATGCAAATTGAAGAAATTATTAATTTCCTGGAAATGAGTCAGGAAAAACTATTAACTGCCATTGAGAAGGCTTATAACCCTGACACTGGCCTTTATAATACCTATTATTACTATCTCCCGGAAGAGTATGACAGGACAGGGGAGTATTCTCCAGAGGGTTACCCCTGTATCAGGGTAAAGAGTTTTAAACAGCATGTACTTCCTCCGTTTCTCGAAGGACAGGTAAGGGCCATGAAGATTATGGGTGATAAGGAAAAGGCACTGCAGTTACACCGGAGTGTGTGTCAGAGTGAGCTTTATGATAAAAAATTAAAAATGTTCCGGCTCAATGGAGACTTATCAGAAATGCCTGATGACATTGGAAGAGCCAGGGCATTTAGCCCGGGTTGGCTTGAAAATGGTTCTATATGGTTACACATGGAATATAAATACCTTCTTGAGTTAATAAAAGGTGGTCTGTATGATGAGTTTTATCAGGCCATGAAAGATGCTCTGATACCTTTTCTGGATCCGGTTATGTACGGCAGGAGTATCTTAGAGAATAGTTCATTTATTATGAGCAGTTTAAATCCTGATACAGAAAACCACGGCCGTGGGTATATTGCCCGTTTAAGTGGTTCAACGGCTGAATTTATACACATCTGGTCACTGCTTGCTTTTGGGCCTCAACCGTTTGTTTACCGAAATGGTATATTATCTTTTAATCCTGAACCAATTCTGGACAGTGACATGTTTACCAGGGAGGAAAAAGAAATAAGTTTCCAGTTAACTAAATCCCGGAAAATGACTATTACGATTCCTGAAAATTCATTTGCTTTCCGGTTAATGGGTCATACACTAGCCATCTATCATAATCCGGGTAGGAAAAGGACATTTGGTGATAACAGGGCCAGAGTTAAAAAGTTTGTTCTATCAATTAATGGAGAGGAAGTCCTCGTACAGGGGAATGAACTTAAGGAAGAATATGCCGAAAAACTGCGTAATAATGAAGTTGATAGACTTGATATGTATCTTGAGTAAAATTCATACCCCTGAAAATAGACCTTAAAGGAGGTGGTGAAACAACTACATTAAGATACAGGGGTTAAGTATTATATAAAAAAGCTAATTTTTTAAAGGGGGAATATATTAATGAAGAAGTTTGCCGTGATTGCTGTAGTGGCTCTGCTGGTAGTTTCAATGTTCAGTCTTTCTATAGCTGCCAAGACAAAGATTAAGGTGGCCTGTTTCCCTGATCAGGACTCTGGCTTTGAAGCAATTTTAGATCAATTCCATGCTGAACATCCTGATATTGAGGTAGAGCTGGTAGTTAATGGTTTTGCCGATCACCACAACACTCTGCTTACCCAGATTGCTGCCGGGGCAGAGGTACCTGATGTTGCCATGATTGAAATTGGGTATATTGCCAACTTTGTCTCCAAAGGTGGTTTTGTAAATCTCCTCGAAGAACCATATAACGCTGGCCAGTTTAAGGAAAATATCGTTCCCTATAAATGGGCACAGGGAAGTACTGATGACGGCCGCTTAATTGCTTTTCCAACTGATATTGCACCGGGTACAATTTATTATCGCAGGGATAAACTGGCTGAACTTGGCTATGAAATTGAAGATATGAAGACTTTAGAAGACTGGATTGAAGCCGGTTCTCAATTTGCTAAAGACTTAGATGGTGACGGTGTCAATGATCGCTGGTTACTGGCTGACGCTACTGATATTTTCTTTATGATTGCTAAAAGTGGTGAAGAACTTTACTTTAATGAAGACGGTGAGTGTATAGTTGATTCCCCAAGGTTTATCAAGGCCTTTAAGGCTGCCAAGATGGTCAGGGATATGGGACTCGATGCCAGGATAGGTGCCTGGACCAATGAATGGTATTCTACCTTTAAAGATGGTACAGTCTTAATGCAACCTTCAGGAGCATGGCTTGGTGGCCATATCCGTAACTGGATTGCTCCTGACACAGCAGGCAAATGGGGTGTAACCAACCTCCCGGATGGAATGTACTGTAACTGGGGTGGATCCTTTGCAGCTATACCGGAGAAAGCTGAACATAAGGAAGAAGCCTGGGAATTTATTAAATTTATTGCCACCAGAAAGGATACCCAGATTGCCCAGTTTAAAGCTTCAAATATCTTCCCGGCCTGGATGCCTGCCTTTGATGACCCGGTCTTTCAGGAAGAAATGGAATTCTATGGTGGACAGAAGGCCCGTTTACTCTGGCTTGAAGCAGCCAAGAAGATTCCTAATGTTGTAACCAATAAATATGATGTTATTGCTGAAGAGATTGTTACTGCAGCCCTGACAGATGTACTTAATAATGATGCTGATCCTGTAGAAGCACTCAGGGAAGCTAAAAGAATGATTGAAAGAAGGATGAGAAGAAGGTAAACATTAAATATGGGGGTGGGGTATCCCACCCCTTTAATAAGGAGGGTTAACATGAGACTAAGTAAAAAAGTAGCACCATATGTGTTTATTTCACCGTTCTACATCCTGTTCTTTATCTTTGGTGCTTTCCCAATCCTGTATTCCTTTTTCTTAAGTTTTCATATCTGGGATGGAATAAGCCCTAAAGAATTTGTGGGTCTGGAAAATTATCTATTTGTCCTGACAGATCCCTGGTTCTGGCAATCGGTCTGGAATACATTAGTTATCTTTGTATTGACAACTATACCCCAGCATGTAATTGCCCTGTTTTTAGCCTTTATTTTAAATTCTAAACTGGTAAAATTCAAGGCCTTATTCAGGTCTTCATACTTTTTGCCTTATATTACCTCTTCAGTAGCAGTGGCCATGATATTTGGGATGTTATACGGAGAACATTACGGGATATTAAATGCAATTCTAAAATATGTAGCTAATTTCCCGCCGATTGGAGCCCTTTTTGAAAGTATTGGCTTAAATTTACCGGTCAGATGGTTGGGTGAGGCAGCCTGGATCAAGCCATCGATTGCCTTGCTTGTAACCTGGCAGTTTACAGGCTGGAATTTAATTATTTATTATGCCGGGTTAAAAAATATTCCCCACAACCTATATGAAGCCGCCAGGGTAGATGGGGCCAACATGAGGCAAATATTCTTCAAAATTACCCTGCCAATGTTGCGGCCGGTTATTTTCTTTGGAATTACTCTGTCTATTATTGGTAACCTTCAGCTTTTTGAACAACCCTTTATTTTAACTGGAGGGACCGGTGGCACTGGCCGGGCCGGTTTGACTACAGCCCTGTATTTATACCGGACTGGTTTTAACTGGAATATGTTTGGAACAGGTAGTGCAATGGCTTATATTCTTTGTATCTTTATTATTATTCTATCTTTAATAAATATGAAAATATTTCAGAAAAGATAAGGGGGGAACAATGTGGAGTTACAGTTAAATAAGAAAGAAAATATCACCAAAGAAAATGTTACCATAGATAAGAAGCAAAAGGACTGGGTTAAGGTCCTCAAAAAAGCACTTCTTTATTTTATTTTGATTTTCGGGGTGTTAATTACATTTTTCCCATTTTATTATATGATAGTCCTGGCAACCCGTAGTGTTGAAGAAATTTTTAATTTTCCACCCCCCCTCTGGTTTGGTAATGCTGCTCAGGAGAACATACAGATTTTGCTGGATAAGCTGCCATTTTTCCAGAATATCTTTAATTCAATCATTGTTGCCACTCTGGCTACCTTACTGGTATTGTTTTTCTGTTCCCTCGGGGGGTATGGTTTTGCTAAATATAACTTCAGGGGAAAAGAAAAATTATTCTTTCTTATGTTAGCCAGTATGATGATTCCACCATTATTATCAATTATACCCTGGTTTATTATGATGAAAGCCTTTGGCTGGATCAATAGCTTTAAACCATTAATTATACCAGGGGCTGCCAATGCCTTTGGTATTTTCTTGATGAGGCAGTTTATGGAAGAAATACCTGATGAGATTATTGATGCAGCCAGGATTGATGGTGCCGGGGAGTTTGAAATTTATTATAAAATTGCCCTACCTTTAAGCAAACCAGGGATGGCTACTTTAGGTATCCTGACTTTCCTGGGTTCCTGGAATAACTTTATGGGCCCCCTGCTTGTACTCCAGGAAAAAACAAAATACACCATACCTGTTGCCCTCTCAAAGCTAAATGGTAACTTTGAAACTCCCTGGGGAGCAACGATGATGGGTACTGCTCTCGGGGTTTTCCCGATAGTACTGGCCTTTGTTCTGGCATCTAAATATTTTATTTCTGGTTTAACGACAGGTGCTACCAAGGGATAATTTAATTGGTTGGTCAGGTTGGCAGAAACAATGGGTTTGTGATTAAAGTTGGCAAAAAGGGAGGCCCGGGGGGCGGTCTCCCTATTCAGGTATCTTCTTTAAAAGGGGGTTAGATCATGTTTAGTTTTCTAAAAATTATAACAAAGCCTTTTTTGTATTTAGTGAGATTAGTTAAATCCCTTGACAGATTTGTGATAAAAATCCTGGGACGATTAAAAATAGGGAAAAGAATAATGCTCTTTATATTATTAATGATAATAACTATTGTAGGTATTAGTTCTTATCAAATTTATAATTCTTATCTGAATACTCTTGAAAACAACGAACGGGAGAAACTGCAGCAGGATCTGAGGGTTATCAGTAACCAGTTAGAGCAGAGAAAAATTGAAGTCTCCAGTATCGCTGGTAGTCTGGCCAAAATGCCCCTGGCCAGAAAAATTATATATGATATGGAATATGACAAAACATACTGGGAGTACATAATGGGACAGTTACAGGTCGATGGTATAGAGATAAGGGATTTTGATTTTGAATCGGTGGCCAGGGTTGGTAATGTAGGTGTCGATTTTGAAAAAAATAATGAGTTGAAACAAAAAATTGTTGATCTAATTTTGTCAGGGGTGGACGTAACTTTCTTTACCCATAATGATAAATACATACAGGTGAATGCTGTAAGCAGTGTCATTGATGAATTCAGAATACCGGGCCTGGGTGGGATTATGGTTAGTAAATTTCTGGGGTCTGAATTTATTAAATTATTACCTTTTAATGATGAATATGGAGTTCAATTGTACTATAATCAAAAATTAATAGATAGCAACCAGATAGGGTCAAACTTTAACGATGTAGCCTTGATAACCAGTGATATTGAAAATACCTTTAACAGTGGTTCTGATAGTTATTTAATCTGTAAAAGAGAAATAAATGGGGAAATATACTCGGTTGGTTATTTACCGATCAAAAACTTTTTTGGTAAACCCATTGGTTATATTGTCTTGATACAATCCAGGGCAGGAGTAGTTGGGAAAATAAATGATATGTTCAGACAGATTATTATAAATTCACTGGTCATTATTGGAATATCGTCTTTGTTTGTCTTGCTGATTACCCAGAGCATAACACATCCCCTCAACAAAGTTATTGGAGGAGCCCGCCAGGTCAGTCAGGGAGACTTACGGGTCACAATTGAAGCAGATTCAAAAGATCAGTTTCTGGTTCTGTCTGATAACTTTAATCAAATGGTCGCAAACCTGAAAAATGTAGTTTCCAGCCTGTTATATTCCTCTGATAATGTTTATAAGATGTCACAAAATTTATCAGCCAGTGTTCAGGAAGTCAGTGCTACTTCAGAGGAAGTAGCAGCGACCAGTGAAAAGATTGCCCTGGGAGCTGAAGAACAGGCTACTAAAACAAAGGAAACCGAAAAACTTCTTGATAATATTAAGAAGGGAGCAGAAGATGTAAGTGAGAGTTCAGCTAAAATTGTTGAGGTTGTCGATAATGTCCAGAAACAGTCAATAGATGGGTTAGATGTTATTAAAAAAGCGAGAAATCATATGGGGAAAACCCTTGAAGAGTTAGATTTAACAAATGAAGTAATTGATAACTTAAGGGATAGCATCGATCAAATTAATACAATCATTGAAGCAATTAATTATATTAACGAAGAAACAACGTTACTTTCTTTTAATGCAGCTATTGAAGCTGCCAGGGCCGGTGAAGCTGGCCGGGGGTTTGCTATAGTTGCTGAAGAAATCAGGTCGTTAGCCAACAGGTCCAATGAATCACTGGATAATATTATTTCTATTTTTAGGCAGATAAAAGATGCTATGCAGCAGGTAGAGGATGCCATGGATAAAAGTCGTAATAACATCAAGAGTAGTGATCAGAATGTGGTTGACGTGTATAAAGCCCTTGAAGAAATGCAGAATGTAGTAGAAGAAGCAAAGAATGTCAGTATAGAAATAGCTAAACAGGCGAGAAGCCAATTAAAGGGTACAGAAGATATAGATAAAGTAGTTGGGGAAATTACAGATATTGCTGAGGATAACCTGTCAGGGTCCAGACAGGCTGCCCAGATGAATCTGGAACAATCCAAAGTAATTGAAGAAGTGGCCGAGGCTGCTGATGACCTTGCCGATATGGCAGAAAGCCTGCAAAATATGATTAAGAAGTTTAAATTATAAAGTGATTTAAAATATAACTAATTAAGAGAGATGAAAAGTAATTTAGCGGGGACAGGCTTACAGTAAATAAAATTCCAGGTAAAATAACAGCTTCTGTTCTGCAGGTAATCCCTGGTCAGGAAATATGATTCAATATCAGCTAAGCTATAGAAGTAAAAATTCTTTTATATATTATATTATTTAAGAAGCAGTTTTTCTGAACTGCTTCTTTTTTTTATTGAAATAAATTAAAAAAACTCTTTCTGTAGTCTAAAAGACCTATTATCAAATAGATATAAAAAAATATTAATATTAAGAAGGAAATTAATGGAACATAATAGAAATACTAAATAAATGAAAAAATTAACAATATTGATTATATGAAAAATAGATAGGAAAATATACTATTATATAGAAAAAATAATATTATAAAC encodes:
- a CDS encoding extracellular solute-binding protein, whose product is MKKFAVIAVVALLVVSMFSLSIAAKTKIKVACFPDQDSGFEAILDQFHAEHPDIEVELVVNGFADHHNTLLTQIAAGAEVPDVAMIEIGYIANFVSKGGFVNLLEEPYNAGQFKENIVPYKWAQGSTDDGRLIAFPTDIAPGTIYYRRDKLAELGYEIEDMKTLEDWIEAGSQFAKDLDGDGVNDRWLLADATDIFFMIAKSGEELYFNEDGECIVDSPRFIKAFKAAKMVRDMGLDARIGAWTNEWYSTFKDGTVLMQPSGAWLGGHIRNWIAPDTAGKWGVTNLPDGMYCNWGGSFAAIPEKAEHKEEAWEFIKFIATRKDTQIAQFKASNIFPAWMPAFDDPVFQEEMEFYGGQKARLLWLEAAKKIPNVVTNKYDVIAEEIVTAALTDVLNNDADPVEALREAKRMIERRMRRR
- a CDS encoding carbohydrate ABC transporter permease: MRLSKKVAPYVFISPFYILFFIFGAFPILYSFFLSFHIWDGISPKEFVGLENYLFVLTDPWFWQSVWNTLVIFVLTTIPQHVIALFLAFILNSKLVKFKALFRSSYFLPYITSSVAVAMIFGMLYGEHYGILNAILKYVANFPPIGALFESIGLNLPVRWLGEAAWIKPSIALLVTWQFTGWNLIIYYAGLKNIPHNLYEAARVDGANMRQIFFKITLPMLRPVIFFGITLSIIGNLQLFEQPFILTGGTGGTGRAGLTTALYLYRTGFNWNMFGTGSAMAYILCIFIIILSLINMKIFQKR
- a CDS encoding carbohydrate ABC transporter permease, with the protein product MELQLNKKENITKENVTIDKKQKDWVKVLKKALLYFILIFGVLITFFPFYYMIVLATRSVEEIFNFPPPLWFGNAAQENIQILLDKLPFFQNIFNSIIVATLATLLVLFFCSLGGYGFAKYNFRGKEKLFFLMLASMMIPPLLSIIPWFIMMKAFGWINSFKPLIIPGAANAFGIFLMRQFMEEIPDEIIDAARIDGAGEFEIYYKIALPLSKPGMATLGILTFLGSWNNFMGPLLVLQEKTKYTIPVALSKLNGNFETPWGATMMGTALGVFPIVLAFVLASKYFISGLTTGATKG
- a CDS encoding methyl-accepting chemotaxis protein; this translates as MFSFLKIITKPFLYLVRLVKSLDRFVIKILGRLKIGKRIMLFILLMIITIVGISSYQIYNSYLNTLENNEREKLQQDLRVISNQLEQRKIEVSSIAGSLAKMPLARKIIYDMEYDKTYWEYIMGQLQVDGIEIRDFDFESVARVGNVGVDFEKNNELKQKIVDLILSGVDVTFFTHNDKYIQVNAVSSVIDEFRIPGLGGIMVSKFLGSEFIKLLPFNDEYGVQLYYNQKLIDSNQIGSNFNDVALITSDIENTFNSGSDSYLICKREINGEIYSVGYLPIKNFFGKPIGYIVLIQSRAGVVGKINDMFRQIIINSLVIIGISSLFVLLITQSITHPLNKVIGGARQVSQGDLRVTIEADSKDQFLVLSDNFNQMVANLKNVVSSLLYSSDNVYKMSQNLSASVQEVSATSEEVAATSEKIALGAEEQATKTKETEKLLDNIKKGAEDVSESSAKIVEVVDNVQKQSIDGLDVIKKARNHMGKTLEELDLTNEVIDNLRDSIDQINTIIEAINYINEETTLLSFNAAIEAARAGEAGRGFAIVAEEIRSLANRSNESLDNIISIFRQIKDAMQQVEDAMDKSRNNIKSSDQNVVDVYKALEEMQNVVEEAKNVSIEIAKQARSQLKGTEDIDKVVGEITDIAEDNLSGSRQAAQMNLEQSKVIEEVAEAADDLADMAESLQNMIKKFKL